The Ranitomeya imitator isolate aRanImi1 chromosome 6, aRanImi1.pri, whole genome shotgun sequence genome window below encodes:
- the BCL2 gene encoding apoptosis regulator Bcl-2 isoform X2, with product MAHHRRGGYDHRDIVVKYIHYKLSQRGYEWEEGRQVSSGHPAASAANNNLTDDGEVSAVPGGPPGQPLASDLPAASSSDNESPSNSPLPLLDNAPAAPRSCTSAASPIPSPQADLDVAQREGDVEEDAVQPLDEDNAEDGPLQPVPLALFQTLSRAGDEFSNLYQQDFRHISGLLHLTPSTVRLRFAAVVEELFHDGVNWGRIVAFFEFGGVMCVESVNREMSPLVDSIAGWMTEYLNRHLQNWIQEQGGWVLKWCEV from the coding sequence ATGGCTCATCATAGGAGAGGAGGCTATGACCATCGGGACATTGTGGTGAAATACATCCATTATAAGCTGTCACAGAGGGGCtatgaatgggaagaaggaagaCAGGTATCTTCTGGTCACCCAGCTGCTTCTGCTGCTAACAATAATCTTACTGATGATGGAGAGGTGTCTGCCGTACCTGGTGGTCCACCTGGACAACCTCTTGCTTCAGATTTGCCTGCTGCTTCCTCTTCAGATAATGAATCTCCAAGTAATTCTCCATTACCACTTCTCGACAATGCACCTGCTgctcccagaagctgtacatctgcTGCGTCCCCCATCCCTTCCCCACAGGCAGACCTGGATGTTGCCCAGCGAGAAGGAGATGTTGAAGAAGATGCTGTTCAACCACTAGATGAAGATAATGCTGAAGATGGTCCATTACAACCTGTTCCCCTGGCATTATTCCAGACACTGAGTCGAGCGGGAGATGAGTTCTCCAATTTATACCAGCAAGACTTCAGACATATCTCAGGGCTCCTCCACCTAACCCCATCCACAGTCCGTCTTCGTTTTGCCGCGGTGGTGGAGGAGCTGTTTCATGATGGGGTTAATTGGGGCAGAATTGTGGCTTTCTTTGAGTTTGGAGGAGTCATGTGTGTAGAGAGTGTGAATCGTGAGATGTCTCCTTTGGTGGATTCCATAGCTGGATGGATGACGGAGTACCTGAATAGACATCTACAGAACTGGATCCAAGAGCAGGGAGGATGG